ACGCCTACGGGGCTGGGCAGCTTGACATGCTTGAGATTTACATGCAGAGATCATGGGTCATCCTAACTCCACGGCCCTTGTGACTTGTCCTTTGTATATTATACATCTTTGCTACTCCCGTTTTGAAACTAATTGGGCAGGCCTCGGAGATTGCAGAGTCAGCAGGAACGTTTGCAATATGGATGATCCCGCAGCTCTTTGCTTATTCCATGAACTATCCCACAGCCAAGTTCCTGCGGCTCAGAGCAAGATCATGGTGATGGCTTTAATAGCACTTGTTGCGCTGGTCCTCCACACTTTCTTCAGTTGGTTGCTCATCATAAAGCTGGGTTGGGGACTGGTTGGTGCTGCTGTCGTGCTCGATTCCTCTTGGTGGTTCATTGTTATTGCTCAATTGGTGTACATTTTCACCGGCACTTGTGGCCGAGCTTGGACCGGGTTCTCATGGAAGGGCTTCACTCATCTTTGGGACTTTTTCAAGCTTTCATTGGCATCTGCCATCATGCTCTGGTATTTGATACAATAATCTACCTTTTACATCTTTTTAGTGACACCAGCCAATTATTCTTGCCCTCATAGTTTTACTAttatgatggtggtggtggttgcGGCGGTGGGTTGGGTTTCCAGCCTAGAGTGTTGGTATTACATGGTGTTGATTCTATTTGGTGGATACTTGAGCAACCCTGAGGTTTCAGTAGATGCACTATCCATTTGGTAACtgactccctctctctctctctctctctctccgcccCCAGTAAATGAAAACCTTCAATTTGCTTATTGTTGGTGGATGTAGAGAAGTAGACAGCAAAAGATAGCCTCATGAACAAACATTTCTGATCACATGTTTTACCTTTTAAATTGCTGCTTTCACCTTACTTGTTCTTCACTTCGCATGTGCAGCATGAACATCTGCATGAACATCTTAGGTTGGACAATAATGGTAGCCTTTGGCTCAACTGCAGCAATAAGGTACGACAATGGTCAAACCTGACATGATTCTAGTACTACACAGATTTTTCTGTGGAggttttttctctattttatttcAACATTGCCTTGATAATATTTTGCAGTTAGACATGATAGACAAAATAATTTATTCGTAATTGCAATTAAAAATGTATTCATGTATTGCAATATTGTTACCTGGACTATGTGTGACGCAGAACAAAATACTTGACCACAAGCCAACTCGTCGTTGGGTTTGTggagattattattatttttgttattgtcattattattcttattattatggcAAGTTAATCACGAACTTTCTTTACTTGATAAGTCGTGGAAGACGATAAGATTGTTTAAATATTGCTGCAAGCCACTGTCACGAACCAAGCTGCCTCTTTTGGTTCGTATGATgacaaaaaacatatttataacATATTAAGTATCAGCATGGCTTGTTATAATATGAGCATGGCTTGTTCTCTGTGAAAACTAGTCACAACTCACAactgaaaataagaaaatcgAAAAACTTTTAGTTCGTATCATgacaaaaaacatatttataacATATTAAGTACATATGAAATATAACAtatcatgcatatgtatgtatacgtGTAGAATAGttcaaactttgaaaaaaaacttgAGCAAGTTTTGTTGCATTAATGCAGTGTGAGGGTGTCAAATGAATTGGGAGCAGGAAACCCAAGGAGGGCAAAATTTGCAGTGGTGGTCGTGGTGATCTCCACCTTCATCATCGGCCTTGCCATCTCTGCCGTTCTGCTCATACTG
This window of the Nymphaea colorata isolate Beijing-Zhang1983 chromosome 2, ASM883128v2, whole genome shotgun sequence genome carries:
- the LOC116247400 gene encoding LOW QUALITY PROTEIN: protein DETOXIFICATION 29-like (The sequence of the model RefSeq protein was modified relative to this genomic sequence to represent the inferred CDS: inserted 1 base in 1 codon; substituted 1 base at 1 genomic stop codon), whose protein sequence is MENSVIAGFSFGVMLGMGSALETLCGHAYGAGQLDMLEIYMQRSWVILTPRPLXLVLCILYIFATPVLKLIGQASEIAESAGTFAIWMIPQLFAYSMNYPTAKFLXAQSKIMVMALIALVALVLHTFFSWLLIIKLGWGLVGAAVVLDSSWWFIVIAQLVYIFTGTCGRAWTGFSWKGFTHLWDFFKLSLASAIMLCLECWYYMVLILFGGYLSNPEVSVDALSICMNILGWTIMVAFGSTAAISVRVSNELGAGNPRRAKFAVVVVVISTFIIGLAISAVLLILRDYYPKVFTSSQEVQALVNQLTPLLALTIVIDNVQPVLSGVAIGAGWQAIVAYVNVGCYYLFGLPLGLVLGYKLNLGVTGIWSGMTIGVGLQSLILLSMTYRTNWNKEASPASERIRVWGGPRTQIMLLKNRPSSLM